A genomic window from Carassius auratus strain Wakin chromosome 45, ASM336829v1, whole genome shotgun sequence includes:
- the LOC113063270 gene encoding trafficking protein particle complex subunit 8-like isoform X4 codes for MAQCVQSVQEFIQDSFVPMVAVLCSEDAERVTRKNSLSFPELLRPFCRLTSDGHLRDPNNQVVVVKGLRISVTGINTQPPQSPELHRLLSQTVSVCQPPEGSPASVITAGDYDLNISATTPWFETYRENFLQSMPASEHEFLSHYLACMLVVSSHEAVPTEQFLKLSQEQHRIQHSGEYTHPKWFIPNTLKYYVLLHDISEGDEQRADSVYEDMKQRYGTQGCYLLKINSRSGSTVADEQMPDPWSQYLHKTSIHNPELYEESAVSNAVENNIGAEEDGLDPSIRDGVSETHPLQLDHPTDVVYPGNDASQSVNNVDETRPQKQPSGTSHTSPTPRGTCLTLNDHDHIRQFIQEFTFRGLLPHIEKNIRQLNDQLVSRKGLSRSLFSATKKLFGGGKVPEKSIAELKNAAGLLYPSEAPELQIRKMADLCFLVQHYELAYNCYHTAKKDFLSDQAMLYAAGALEMAAVAAFLQSGAPRPYPAHYMDTAIQTYREVCKNMLLAERCCLLSAEILKSQAKYSDAATLLIKMTSEDSDLRSALLLEQAAHCFINMRSPMVRKFAFHMILAGHRFSKAGQKRHALRCYCQALQVYKGKGWTLAEDHINFTIGRQSFTLRQPENAVAAFRHILINDSRQSAVQQAAFLREYLYVYKSMSKLTSDGSLPQLPLPCLHSSQTRVFFGHERRLAEGEKQAATHVSLEQEFDRDLSQLWRELEERVVSVTNRGTVPITFQPSQSCLNSQTDNLRHPLAVVEEPIIVEVVFRNPLKIPLALSALSLLWKFTLKDFSGPQDGTAGETVSNEKETTALNDIIDTQVIAEFTISPEETKVARLKLLPHKTGELHVLGVVYNLGTGEAGDSEGSLAGDLMCVRGQQNLEIQGPRLNITKEEKTSVRYGPDHRLDPIITPPMPLLEVFFINFPTGLLCGEIRKAWVEFVNVSAVPLTGLRVASTHPEFFTFGSATSDLTPVTPTTAEHCSAYKTVAMPPSVATVSLVSPAAFGVTSSDQPVVAEIPLSRGVLGPGEALQIPLWLRGPDQEGVHEINFLFYYESTEKTAKLSHRVLRHTAFICASRSLNVRATASRSNTLHSRERDTEEQQESEEKDASMLVFVDVENINTCEAGVREFHIVQVSSSSRQWRLLKCINPVGDKDSKLASRERGKLCFKATRCRTEEAEKYTFADLNLGNEQIVSSTTPCADFFFRRDLHPEARRGGVSAGGANQMQRKSLTPQSGTDDGGTSIVKKCSEVELDIIVLWKAYVVEDNKQLILEGQLHVALQTIGKESCSLSQKEETQEMVLLKFKPDVPPPVSKPSLEQLSHLIKTCLHYPESYDHPFPQKSLCMVPVTLTLSNCSLAQVDVIVDLRHKTTSPESLEVHGSFSWLGQTQYKLQLQAQEVYRLLLKACFFQAGVYNLGTPRVFAKLAQTSTMCETSQQSAMPALIIVNSI; via the exons ATGGCTCAATGCGTGCAGTCAGTGCAGGAGTTCATCCAGGACTCGTTCGTGCCGATGGTGGCCGTCCTGTGCAGCGAGGATGCGGAGAGAGTGACCCGCAAAAACAGCCTGAGCTTCCCCGAGCTGCTGCGGCCTTTCTGCCGCCTGACGTCCGATG GTCACCTGCGTGATCCCAATAACCAGGTGGTAGTGGTGAAGGGCCTCCGGATCAGTGTGACTGGGATCAACACACAGCCTCCACAGAGCCCAGAGCTGCACAGACTCCTCAGCCAGACGGTTTCTGTCTGCCAGCCGCCTGAAGGGTCGCCCGCCAGCGTCATCACGGCGGGAGACTACGACCTCAACATAAGCG CAACAACACCATGGTTTGAGACTTACAGGGAGAACTTCCTGCAGTCCATGCCAGCATCAGAGCACGAGTTCCTCAGCCACTACCTGGCCT GTATGTTGGTGGTGTCGTCCCATGAGGCCGTGCCGACAGAGCAGTTTCTCAAGCTGTCACAGGAACAGCACCGAATCCAGCACAGTGGGGAATACACTCACCCCAAATGGTTCATCCCCAACACACTCAAATATTATGTCCTGCTCCACGATATCAGTGAAGGAGACGAGCAGAG GGCGGACTCTGTGTACGAGGACATGAAACAGCGGTATGGTACTCAGGGCTGCTATCTGCTCAAGATAAACTCCCGGAGTGGTAGCACTGTTGCGGACGAACAGATGCCGGACCCCTGGAGTCAGTACTTACACAAGACCAGCATACACAACCCT GAGCTATATGAAGAATCTGCAGTGAGTAATGCGGTTGAAAACAACATCGGTGCAGAGGAAGATGGTCTTGATCCATCCATCAGAG ACGGCGTCTCGGAGACTCATCCTCTGCAGCTGGACCACCCTACTGATGTTGTTTACCCTGGCAATGATGCCAGTCAGTCTGTAAACAACGTGGATGAGACGAGACCTCAAAAACAGCCCAGCGGGACCTCTCACACCAGCCCGACCCCTCGAGGAACCTGCCTGACCCTGAACGACCACGACCACATCCGGCAGTTTATCCAGGAGTTTACCTTCAGAGGATTACTGCCACACATCGAGAAGAACATACGGCAGCTAAACGACCAG CTTGTCTCAAGGAAAGGTCTGAGCCGATCTCTTTTCTCCGCCACTAAGAAGTTGTTCGGTGGAGGCAAGGTCCCAGAGAAGAGTATTGCTGAACTAAAGAACGCTGCAGGGCTGCT ATATCCCTCAGAGGCTCCAGAGCTTCAGATCAGAAAGATGGCCGACCTCTGCTTCCTCGTTCAGCACTATGAGCTGGCCTACAACTGTTACCACACTGCCAAGAAGGACTTCCTCTCTGACCAGGCCATGCTGTACGCTGCAGGGGCGCTG GAGATGGCTGCTGTCGCTGCCTTTCTGCAGAGCGGGGCACCCAGGCCGTACCCAGCACACTACATGGACACGGCTATTCAGACCTACAGAGAAGTGTGCAA AAACATGCTATTGGCTGAGCGCTGTTGTCTTTTAAGTGCTGAGATTTTGAAGAGTCAGGCCAAATACTCCGATGCTGCCACACTTCTGATCAAGATGACCAGTGAG GACTCTGATCTGCGGAGTGCTCTCCTGTTGGAGCAGGCGGCTCACTGCTTCATTAACATGCGCAGCCCAATGGTGAGGAAGTTTGCCTTCCACATGATACTGGCTGGTCATCGTTTCAGCAAAGCTGGACAG AAGAGACATGCGTTGAGGTGCTACTGTCAGGCTTTGCAGGTGTATAAAGGTAAAGGTTGGACACTGGCTGAAGATCACATCAACTTCACCATCGGTCGGCAGTCCTTCACGCTGCGGCAGCCAGAGAACGCAGTGGCCGCCTTCCGGCACATTCTCATCAACGACAGCAGACAGTCAGCTGTACAGCAGGCTGCGTTCCTCAGGGAATACCTCTATGTGTACAAG AGCATGAGTAAGTTGACCAGTGACGGCTCCCTCCCacagctgcctctgccctgcctGCACAGCTCACAAACACGCGTGTTCTTCGGCCATGAACGCAGACTCGCAGAAG GTGAGAAGCAAGCCGCCACCCATGTCTCTTTGGAGCAGGAGTTTGACCGGGATCTTTCCCAGCTGTGGAGGGAGTTGGAGGAGCGGGTCGTCTCAGTGACGAATAGAGGGACGGTGCCCATCACTTTCCAGCCCTCCCAATCCTGCCTGAACAGTCAGACAGACAACCTCAGACACCCCCTCGCTGTAGTAGAGG AGCCCATCATTGTGGAGGTGGTTTTCCGTAACCCCCTGAAAATTCCTTTGGCTCTGTCGGCTCTGTCTCTGCTGTGGAAGTTTACTCTGAAAGACTTCTCAGGTCCTCAGGACGGCACAGCCGGAGAAACCGTCAGCAATGAGAAAGAA ACCACGGCCCTCAATGACATCATTGATACGCAAGTCATTGCAGAGTTCACCATAAGTCCAGAGGAGACCAAAGTG gCCCGTTTGAAGTTGCTTCCTCATAAGACCGGAGAGTTGCATGTTCTTGGTGTGGTTTACAACCTGGGCACTGGAGAAGCGGGCGACAGTGAAG GCTCGCTGGCCGGGGATCTGATGTGTGTTCGTGGACAGCAGAATCTGGAGATCCAGGGACCCAGACTCAATATTACCAAAGAAGAAAAGACTTCCGTCAGATACGGACCAGACCACCGCCTGGACCCCATTATCACTCCACCTATGCCCTTACTGGAG GTGTTTTTCATTAACTTCCCCACTGGTTTGTTGTGTGGTGAGATCAGGAAAGCGTGGGTGGAGTTTGTGAATGTGAGTGCAGTCCCTCTCACTGGTCTTCGGGTGGCGTCCACACACCCAGAGTTCTTCACGTTCGGGAGTGCTACCTCTGACCTCACCCCAGTGACCCCCACAACAGCAGAGCACTGTTCTGCATACAAGACTGTGGCCATGCCCCCGTCAGTGGCGACTGTGTCGCTCGTGTCACCAGCAGCGTTCGGGGTCACCAGCAGTGACCAGCCGGTGGTGGCGGAGATTCCCTTATCACGAGGTGTGTTGGGACCCGGGGAGGCGTTACAGATCCCACTGTGGCTCAGGGGGCCTGACCAAGAGGGTGTCCATGAAATCAACTTCCTCTTTTACTATGAGAGTACAGAGAAGACTGCCAAACTTAG TCACAGGGTGCTTCGACACACTGCTTTCATCTGCGCAAGCCGCTCTCTCAACGTCAGAGCCACGGCCAGCCGCAGCAACACGCtgcacagcagagagagagacaccgaAGAACAGCAAGAATCGGAGGAGAAAGACGCCAGCATGTTGGTCTTTGTGGATGTGGAGAACATTAACACA tgtgAAGCAGGTGTTCGTGAGTTCCACATAGTTCAGGTGTCCAGCAGCAGTCGGCAGTGGCGGCTGCTTAAGTGCATCAACCCTGTGGGAGATAAAG ACTCTAAGCTGGCCAGCAGGGAGAGAGGGAAGCTGTGCTTCAAAGCCACCAGATGCAGAACGGAGGAAG CAGAAAAATACACCTTTGCTGACCTCAACCTCGGCAACGAACAA ATTGTCAGCTCTACCACTCCGTGTGCTGATTTTTTCTTCCGGAGGGATCTGCATCCTGAAGCCAGGAGAGGAGGTGTGTCCGCAGGCGGAGCTAATCAAATGCAGAGAAAGAGTCTCACGCCACAGAGCGGGACTGATGACGGTGGGACAAGTATTGTCAAAAAATGCAGCGAAGTAGAGCTTGATATCATCGTCCTTTGGAAG GCATATGTTGTGGAGGACAACAAACAGCTGATTTTAGAGGGCCAGCTTCATGTTGCACTGCAAACCATCGGCAAAGAGTCCTGCTCACTCTCACAGAAAGAG GAAACTCAGGAAATGGTGCTTCTGAAGTTCAAGCCTGACGTTCCTCCCCCTGTAAGCAAGCCCTCGCTGGAACAGCTTTCCCACCTCATAAAGACCTGTCTCCACTACCCAGAGTCTTATGATCATCCCTTCCCACAAAAGAG TTTATGTATGGTTCCAGTCACCCTGACGTTGTCCAACTGTTCCTTGGCTCAGGTAGACGTCATTGTTGATCTGCGGCATAAAACGACCAG CCCGGAGTCACTGGAAGTGCATGGGTCTTTTAGCTGGCTGGGCCAGACCCAATACAAGTTGCAGCTCCAGGCTCAAGAGGTGTACAGGCTTCTCTTGAAAGCTTGTTTCTTCCAGGCTGGAGTTTATAATTTGGGCACACCCCGTGTCTTCGCTAAGTTGGCACAGACCAGCACTATGTGTGAGACAAGCCAGCAGAGCGCCATGCCTGCCCTCATTATCGTCAACAGCATTTGA
- the LOC113063270 gene encoding trafficking protein particle complex subunit 8-like isoform X5, with product MPASEHEFLSHYLACMLVVSSHEAVPTEQFLKLSQEQHRIQHSGEYTHPKWFIPNTLKYYVLLHDISEGDEQRADSVYEDMKQRYGTQGCYLLKINSRSGSTVADEQMPDPWSQYLHKTSIHNPELYEESAVSNAVENNIGAEEDGLDPSIRDGVSETHPLQLDHPTDVVYPGNDASQSVNNVDETRPQKQPSGTSHTSPTPRGTCLTLNDHDHIRQFIQEFTFRGLLPHIEKNIRQLNDQLVSRKGLSRSLFSATKKLFGGGKVPEKSIAELKNAAGLLYPSEAPELQIRKMADLCFLVQHYELAYNCYHTAKKDFLSDQAMLYAAGALEMAAVAAFLQSGAPRPYPAHYMDTAIQTYREVCKNMLLAERCCLLSAEILKSQAKYSDAATLLIKMTSEDSDLRSALLLEQAAHCFINMRSPMVRKFAFHMILAGHRFSKAGQKRHALRCYCQALQVYKGKGWTLAEDHINFTIGRQSFTLRQPENAVAAFRHILINDSRQSAVQQAAFLREYLYVYKSMSKLTSDGSLPQLPLPCLHSSQTRVFFGHERRLAEGEKQAATHVSLEQEFDRDLSQLWRELEERVVSVTNRGTVPITFQPSQSCLNSQTDNLRHPLAVVEEPIIVEVVFRNPLKIPLALSALSLLWKFTLKDFSGPQDGTAGETVSNEKETTALNDIIDTQVIAEFTISPEETKVARLKLLPHKTGELHVLGVVYNLGTGEAGDSEGSLAGDLMCVRGQQNLEIQGPRLNITKEEKTSVRYGPDHRLDPIITPPMPLLEVFFINFPTGLLCGEIRKAWVEFVNVSAVPLTGLRVASTHPEFFTFGSATSDLTPVTPTTAEHCSAYKTVAMPPSVATVSLVSPAAFGVTSSDQPVVAEIPLSRGVLGPGEALQIPLWLRGPDQEGVHEINFLFYYESTEKTAKLSHRVLRHTAFICASRSLNVRATASRSNTLHSRERDTEEQQESEEKDASMLVFVDVENINTCEAGVREFHIVQVSSSSRQWRLLKCINPVGDKDSKLASRERGKLCFKATRCRTEEAEKYTFADLNLGNEQIVSSTTPCADFFFRRDLHPEARRGGVSAGGANQMQRKSLTPQSGTDDGGTSIVKKCSEVELDIIVLWKAYVVEDNKQLILEGQLHVALQTIGKESCSLSQKEETQEMVLLKFKPDVPPPVSKPSLEQLSHLIKTCLHYPESYDHPFPQKSLCMVPVTLTLSNCSLAQVDVIVDLRHKTTSPESLEVHGSFSWLGQTQYKLQLQAQEVYRLLLKACFFQAGVYNLGTPRVFAKLAQTSTMCETSQQSAMPALIIVNSI from the exons ATGCCAGCATCAGAGCACGAGTTCCTCAGCCACTACCTGGCCT GTATGTTGGTGGTGTCGTCCCATGAGGCCGTGCCGACAGAGCAGTTTCTCAAGCTGTCACAGGAACAGCACCGAATCCAGCACAGTGGGGAATACACTCACCCCAAATGGTTCATCCCCAACACACTCAAATATTATGTCCTGCTCCACGATATCAGTGAAGGAGACGAGCAGAG GGCGGACTCTGTGTACGAGGACATGAAACAGCGGTATGGTACTCAGGGCTGCTATCTGCTCAAGATAAACTCCCGGAGTGGTAGCACTGTTGCGGACGAACAGATGCCGGACCCCTGGAGTCAGTACTTACACAAGACCAGCATACACAACCCT GAGCTATATGAAGAATCTGCAGTGAGTAATGCGGTTGAAAACAACATCGGTGCAGAGGAAGATGGTCTTGATCCATCCATCAGAG ACGGCGTCTCGGAGACTCATCCTCTGCAGCTGGACCACCCTACTGATGTTGTTTACCCTGGCAATGATGCCAGTCAGTCTGTAAACAACGTGGATGAGACGAGACCTCAAAAACAGCCCAGCGGGACCTCTCACACCAGCCCGACCCCTCGAGGAACCTGCCTGACCCTGAACGACCACGACCACATCCGGCAGTTTATCCAGGAGTTTACCTTCAGAGGATTACTGCCACACATCGAGAAGAACATACGGCAGCTAAACGACCAG CTTGTCTCAAGGAAAGGTCTGAGCCGATCTCTTTTCTCCGCCACTAAGAAGTTGTTCGGTGGAGGCAAGGTCCCAGAGAAGAGTATTGCTGAACTAAAGAACGCTGCAGGGCTGCT ATATCCCTCAGAGGCTCCAGAGCTTCAGATCAGAAAGATGGCCGACCTCTGCTTCCTCGTTCAGCACTATGAGCTGGCCTACAACTGTTACCACACTGCCAAGAAGGACTTCCTCTCTGACCAGGCCATGCTGTACGCTGCAGGGGCGCTG GAGATGGCTGCTGTCGCTGCCTTTCTGCAGAGCGGGGCACCCAGGCCGTACCCAGCACACTACATGGACACGGCTATTCAGACCTACAGAGAAGTGTGCAA AAACATGCTATTGGCTGAGCGCTGTTGTCTTTTAAGTGCTGAGATTTTGAAGAGTCAGGCCAAATACTCCGATGCTGCCACACTTCTGATCAAGATGACCAGTGAG GACTCTGATCTGCGGAGTGCTCTCCTGTTGGAGCAGGCGGCTCACTGCTTCATTAACATGCGCAGCCCAATGGTGAGGAAGTTTGCCTTCCACATGATACTGGCTGGTCATCGTTTCAGCAAAGCTGGACAG AAGAGACATGCGTTGAGGTGCTACTGTCAGGCTTTGCAGGTGTATAAAGGTAAAGGTTGGACACTGGCTGAAGATCACATCAACTTCACCATCGGTCGGCAGTCCTTCACGCTGCGGCAGCCAGAGAACGCAGTGGCCGCCTTCCGGCACATTCTCATCAACGACAGCAGACAGTCAGCTGTACAGCAGGCTGCGTTCCTCAGGGAATACCTCTATGTGTACAAG AGCATGAGTAAGTTGACCAGTGACGGCTCCCTCCCacagctgcctctgccctgcctGCACAGCTCACAAACACGCGTGTTCTTCGGCCATGAACGCAGACTCGCAGAAG GTGAGAAGCAAGCCGCCACCCATGTCTCTTTGGAGCAGGAGTTTGACCGGGATCTTTCCCAGCTGTGGAGGGAGTTGGAGGAGCGGGTCGTCTCAGTGACGAATAGAGGGACGGTGCCCATCACTTTCCAGCCCTCCCAATCCTGCCTGAACAGTCAGACAGACAACCTCAGACACCCCCTCGCTGTAGTAGAGG AGCCCATCATTGTGGAGGTGGTTTTCCGTAACCCCCTGAAAATTCCTTTGGCTCTGTCGGCTCTGTCTCTGCTGTGGAAGTTTACTCTGAAAGACTTCTCAGGTCCTCAGGACGGCACAGCCGGAGAAACCGTCAGCAATGAGAAAGAA ACCACGGCCCTCAATGACATCATTGATACGCAAGTCATTGCAGAGTTCACCATAAGTCCAGAGGAGACCAAAGTG gCCCGTTTGAAGTTGCTTCCTCATAAGACCGGAGAGTTGCATGTTCTTGGTGTGGTTTACAACCTGGGCACTGGAGAAGCGGGCGACAGTGAAG GCTCGCTGGCCGGGGATCTGATGTGTGTTCGTGGACAGCAGAATCTGGAGATCCAGGGACCCAGACTCAATATTACCAAAGAAGAAAAGACTTCCGTCAGATACGGACCAGACCACCGCCTGGACCCCATTATCACTCCACCTATGCCCTTACTGGAG GTGTTTTTCATTAACTTCCCCACTGGTTTGTTGTGTGGTGAGATCAGGAAAGCGTGGGTGGAGTTTGTGAATGTGAGTGCAGTCCCTCTCACTGGTCTTCGGGTGGCGTCCACACACCCAGAGTTCTTCACGTTCGGGAGTGCTACCTCTGACCTCACCCCAGTGACCCCCACAACAGCAGAGCACTGTTCTGCATACAAGACTGTGGCCATGCCCCCGTCAGTGGCGACTGTGTCGCTCGTGTCACCAGCAGCGTTCGGGGTCACCAGCAGTGACCAGCCGGTGGTGGCGGAGATTCCCTTATCACGAGGTGTGTTGGGACCCGGGGAGGCGTTACAGATCCCACTGTGGCTCAGGGGGCCTGACCAAGAGGGTGTCCATGAAATCAACTTCCTCTTTTACTATGAGAGTACAGAGAAGACTGCCAAACTTAG TCACAGGGTGCTTCGACACACTGCTTTCATCTGCGCAAGCCGCTCTCTCAACGTCAGAGCCACGGCCAGCCGCAGCAACACGCtgcacagcagagagagagacaccgaAGAACAGCAAGAATCGGAGGAGAAAGACGCCAGCATGTTGGTCTTTGTGGATGTGGAGAACATTAACACA tgtgAAGCAGGTGTTCGTGAGTTCCACATAGTTCAGGTGTCCAGCAGCAGTCGGCAGTGGCGGCTGCTTAAGTGCATCAACCCTGTGGGAGATAAAG ACTCTAAGCTGGCCAGCAGGGAGAGAGGGAAGCTGTGCTTCAAAGCCACCAGATGCAGAACGGAGGAAG CAGAAAAATACACCTTTGCTGACCTCAACCTCGGCAACGAACAA ATTGTCAGCTCTACCACTCCGTGTGCTGATTTTTTCTTCCGGAGGGATCTGCATCCTGAAGCCAGGAGAGGAGGTGTGTCCGCAGGCGGAGCTAATCAAATGCAGAGAAAGAGTCTCACGCCACAGAGCGGGACTGATGACGGTGGGACAAGTATTGTCAAAAAATGCAGCGAAGTAGAGCTTGATATCATCGTCCTTTGGAAG GCATATGTTGTGGAGGACAACAAACAGCTGATTTTAGAGGGCCAGCTTCATGTTGCACTGCAAACCATCGGCAAAGAGTCCTGCTCACTCTCACAGAAAGAG GAAACTCAGGAAATGGTGCTTCTGAAGTTCAAGCCTGACGTTCCTCCCCCTGTAAGCAAGCCCTCGCTGGAACAGCTTTCCCACCTCATAAAGACCTGTCTCCACTACCCAGAGTCTTATGATCATCCCTTCCCACAAAAGAG TTTATGTATGGTTCCAGTCACCCTGACGTTGTCCAACTGTTCCTTGGCTCAGGTAGACGTCATTGTTGATCTGCGGCATAAAACGACCAG CCCGGAGTCACTGGAAGTGCATGGGTCTTTTAGCTGGCTGGGCCAGACCCAATACAAGTTGCAGCTCCAGGCTCAAGAGGTGTACAGGCTTCTCTTGAAAGCTTGTTTCTTCCAGGCTGGAGTTTATAATTTGGGCACACCCCGTGTCTTCGCTAAGTTGGCACAGACCAGCACTATGTGTGAGACAAGCCAGCAGAGCGCCATGCCTGCCCTCATTATCGTCAACAGCATTTGA